The following are encoded in a window of Apis mellifera strain DH4 linkage group LG10, Amel_HAv3.1, whole genome shotgun sequence genomic DNA:
- the LOC726546 gene encoding gem-associated protein 7 produces MTSSVEVIEDNSQLNENETNMDFATSEKQEARAFLRERFLRVITGIVGKQADFYLYENTRVSAEFRGCDVECLEVYTRNLETPLGKIPEAVLRTSDIIYMDMNDINVAQ; encoded by the exons ATGACTAGTTCGGTCGAAGTAATTGAAGATAATTCACAATTGAACGAAAATGAAACTAACATGGATTTTGCAACCTCTGAAAAACAAGAAGCACGCGCATTTTTACGCGAACGATTTCTACGTGTAATTACTGGAATTGTtg GCAAACAAgcagatttttatttgtacgAAAATACGCGGGTTTCCGCCGAGTTTAGAGGTTGTGATGTGGAATGCTTGGAAGTATATACACGGAATTTGGAAACACCATTGGGCAAGATTCCAGAAGCTGTTCTAAGAACAAGTGACATTATTTATATGGATATGAATGATATTAATGTAGcacaataa
- the LOC102655420 gene encoding uncharacterized protein LOC102655420 codes for MPRRCCIPGCKGNYDSTLKSNNYASVFLFPKNEELRKKWLAAIPRKNWSPTKYSAVCSFHFAENDIQRYEKIVCTNNTIENVLLCRPKLVENAVPSIFPNVSTYSRHETKKTFYSRLKRRKNFKEHNYSKQQIIPNDECLVQECKDLDLITDFSDLVNKYKEKLIISDCWNIKLIKSKIYFYKLDYENDILVLNTQIVINDQMKLYVFHKGNKISSHELKWVLPGDMKLSRWYQLQNLLTWYKSTPDVPDSDEIILIE; via the coding sequence ATGCCAAGACGTTGCTGTATTCCTGGCTGTAAGGGAAATTACGACAGCACtttgaaatcaaataattatgctTCTGTTTTCCTCTTTCCAAAGAATgaagaattgagaaaaaaatggtTAGCTGCTATTCCTAGGAAAAATTGGTCTCCTACAAAATATTCTGCAGTTTGTAGTTTTCATTTTGctgaaaatgatattcaaaGATATGAGAAAATTGTATGTACtaataatacaattgaaaatgttttattgtGTCGTCCAAAGCTTGTAGAGAATGCAGTACCTTCTATTTTTCCTAATGTGTCAACTTATTCAAGACACGAAACTAAAAAAACCTTTTACTCAAGACTGAAAcgtagaaaaaatttcaaagaacataattattccaagcaacaaattattccaaatgaTGAATGTTTAGTCCAAGAATGTAAAGACTTAGATTTAATCACAGATTTTTCAGATTTAGTGAATAAgtataaagaaaaacttataatttcaGATTGTtggaatatcaaattaataaaatctaaaatttatttttataaacttgattatgaaaatgatattttagtaCTTAATActcaaattgttattaatgacCAAATGAAATTGTATGTTTTTCATAaaggtaataaaatttcttctcatgAATTAAAATGGGTATTACCTGGTGATATGAAATTATCCAGGTGGTACcaacttcaaaatttattgacaTGGTATAAATCTACACCTGATGTACCTGATAGtgatgaaataattcttattgaataa
- the LOC551496 gene encoding H/ACA ribonucleoprotein complex subunit GAR1 isoform X2, whose product MVSETARSFRALLLLLFVGALSAAPIIEDAENTTLSTELKPPPYPQKEDEHYYMLFVINLFGVKNVSGETSDEIFENDVLHHVPQLTDPLATLLLVIDIDENDEDTDKVVDLDELADELGNEDFNVEKINYGGETKLLRLKLSKEEGEGIFPSKSKLEKLKKIRNKRTLCVKCGGSGGLGGGLGGGYPSGGGGYPSGGGGYPSGGGGYPSGGGGYPSGSGGYPSGGGGHPSGGGGGCSTCGGSSYASASANANAQAGSGKWGYI is encoded by the exons ATGGTTAGTGAAACAGCAAGGAGTTTTAGGGCCTTGCTGCTGCTTTTATTTGTCGGTGCCCTTTCGGCAGCGCCGATTATAG aagATGCGGAGAACACTACTTTATCGACGGAACTCAAGCCTCCTCCTTACCCGCAAAAGGAAGACGAGCATTACTACATGCTGTTcgttataaatctttttggCGTGAAAAATGTTAGCGGTGAAACGTCCgacgaaatttttgaaaacgatGTCCTTCATCATGTCCCGCAATTGACGG ATCCGTTGGCGACTCTGCTTCTGGTCATCGACATTGACGAGAACGACGAAGATACGGACAAAGTGGTGGATCTCGACGAACTTGCGGACGAATTGGGTAACGAGGATTTCAACGTGGAGAAGATCAATTATGGAGGTGAAACGAAACTATTGAGGCTGAAGCTCTCCAAGGAGGAAGGGGAAGGAATATTCCcctcgaaatcgaaattggaaaaattgaagaagatcCGGAACAAGAGAACCCTTTGCGTCAAGTGTGGAGGATCTGGAGGACTTGGAGGTGGTCTTGGAG GTGGATATCCATCCGGGGGTGGTGGATATCCATCCGGAGGCGGTGGGTATCCATCAGGAGGCGGTGGGTATCCATCAGGAGGCGGTGGGTATCCATCCGGGAGCGGTGGGTATCCATCTGGAGGTGGTGGACATCCATCCGGAGGTGGAGGTGGTTGCAGCACATG CGGCGGAAGTTCGTACGCTTCAGCATCGGCAAATGCAAACGCACAAGCAGGAAGTggaaaatg Gggatacatataa
- the LOC551496 gene encoding heavy metal-associated isoprenylated plant protein 33 isoform X1: MVSETARSFRALLLLLFVGALSAAPIIEDAENTTLSTELKPPPYPQKEDEHYYMLFVINLFGVKNVSGETSDEIFENDVLHHVPQLTDPLATLLLVIDIDENDEDTDKVVDLDELADELGNEDFNVEKINYGGETKLLRLKLSKEEGEGIFPSKSKLEKLKKIRNKRTLCVKCGGSGGLGGHSRVDAIPVIIIPVAGGYPSGGGGYPSGGGGYPSGGGGYPSGGGGYPSGSGGYPSGGGGHPSGGGGGCSTCGGSSYASASANANAQAGSGKWGYI, translated from the exons ATGGTTAGTGAAACAGCAAGGAGTTTTAGGGCCTTGCTGCTGCTTTTATTTGTCGGTGCCCTTTCGGCAGCGCCGATTATAG aagATGCGGAGAACACTACTTTATCGACGGAACTCAAGCCTCCTCCTTACCCGCAAAAGGAAGACGAGCATTACTACATGCTGTTcgttataaatctttttggCGTGAAAAATGTTAGCGGTGAAACGTCCgacgaaatttttgaaaacgatGTCCTTCATCATGTCCCGCAATTGACGG ATCCGTTGGCGACTCTGCTTCTGGTCATCGACATTGACGAGAACGACGAAGATACGGACAAAGTGGTGGATCTCGACGAACTTGCGGACGAATTGGGTAACGAGGATTTCAACGTGGAGAAGATCAATTATGGAGGTGAAACGAAACTATTGAGGCTGAAGCTCTCCAAGGAGGAAGGGGAAGGAATATTCCcctcgaaatcgaaattggaaaaattgaagaagatcCGGAACAAGAGAACCCTTTGCGTCAAGTGTGGAGGATCTGGAGGACTTGGAG GGCATTCAAGAGTAGATGCTATACCAGTCATTATTATACCCGTTGCAGGTGGATATCCATCCGGGGGTGGTGGATATCCATCCGGAGGCGGTGGGTATCCATCAGGAGGCGGTGGGTATCCATCAGGAGGCGGTGGGTATCCATCCGGGAGCGGTGGGTATCCATCTGGAGGTGGTGGACATCCATCCGGAGGTGGAGGTGGTTGCAGCACATG CGGCGGAAGTTCGTACGCTTCAGCATCGGCAAATGCAAACGCACAAGCAGGAAGTggaaaatg Gggatacatataa
- the LOC107965070 gene encoding uncharacterized protein LOC107965070 isoform X1 yields MNFSILVLLIIGINCTKAYHKVSATTEHSKIIHRSLRETTTNSSNVQIPEKKISLTDILYSKQNLTKLEGLEKNTKKEVSNRKSKILRSLAYLAGLTVGNLTNAASTDVKTYTKFPSLNVDTSPLATIYNPYPYLTYPYIFATPVGFYPPLLNLLDNKIIGQLKEEYGEEAQKIENIKMPNNEQSKNTEDTEAEENQNEEGKFPSFNLLCNAQKEVNAKQSNTLKNIVQDNSFTLALRVANTTNTTAGNMTHTDNSTQSPSFYYGGYPQNIHVIDFTTKTYEPYYHSYGYGNYDLPYNTPIPNFHLDKTYINYPVDHYPYVGHYPHVDHYPGQFHQQIPQYDPNDFNRFSYTPDNIPSFANNDFKPIV; encoded by the exons ATGAATTTCTCGATCCTCGTGCTTCTAATTATCGGTATTAATTGTACca AAGCATATCATAAAGTTAGTGCAACGACGGaacattcaaaaataattcatagatCGTTACGAGAAACTACTACGAATAGTAGCAATGTGCAAATACCCGAGAAAAAGATCTCTTTGACGGATATTCTGTACTCGAAACAGAATTTGACTAAATTAGaaggattggaaaaaaatacgaagaaagaggtttcgaatagaaaatcgaaaattttaagaagttTGGCTTACCTAGCCGGTTTAACTGTCGGTAATTTGACAAATGCAGCGTCGACCGACGTAAAAACGTATACTAAATTTCCATCGTTGAACGTCGACACATCTCCTCTTGCCACGATCTATAATCCTTATCCATACCTCACCTATCCTTACATATTTGCCACTCCTGTAGGATTTTATCCCCCTTTGTTAAATCTATTGGACAACAAAATTATCGGTCAGTTGAAGGAGGAGTACGGAGAGGAGgctcaaaaaattgaaaacatcaAAATGCCAAACAACGAGCAAAGCAAAAATACAGAGGACACGGAAGCGGAGGAGAATCAGAACGAAGAAGGCAAG TTTCCatcttttaatttgttatgtaATGCGCAGAAAGAAGTTAACGCGAAGCAGAGTAACacgttgaaaaatatcgtCCAAGACAATTCTTTTACGCTAGCATTACGAGTCGCGAACACGACTAACACAACGGCTGGAAATATGACCCATACTGACAATTCGACTCAAAGTCCATCTTTTTACTATGGCGGATATCCACAAAATATACACGTTATCGATTTCACTACGAAAACGTACGAACCTTATTATCACAGTTACGGGTATGGCAATTATGATTTACCCTACAACACACCTATACCCAATTTTCACCTGGATAAaacgtatattaattatcccgTTGATCATTATCCATATGTTGGTCATTATCCACATGTTGATCATTATCCAGGTCAATTTCATCAACAAATACCCCAATACGATCCTAACGATTTCAATAGATTTTCGTACACGCCTGACAATATACCATCATTCGCCAACAACGATTTCAAACCTATAGTGTAG
- the LOC113219062 gene encoding uncharacterized protein LOC113219062, with amino-acid sequence MSLVKSLFFIVLLLFSSTLRGEGKPTENQYFQSNVTNGGSKIQGESSIENFNPKIVKNEYSSERAITRNNCVENCNERNSKSLSENNRICPYEDKELCLIFSLSKIAKVQVATPSKASTNHVSRSNNFDAEPKDVKNLKTVDKETKLQKDFRNEERYREDLQDFSKGRGKLSIVRCRAIRDVYIPEVKRDLPAVACKFGNNTFVLSSERFLEDRRLYLDIRIDENIFENIKYAKIKMSRTNESNTIPALLVLNTANNNYRIEAHKITPDEEEFNETGGNR; translated from the coding sequence ATGTCCCTTGTTAAATCGTTGTTTTTTatcgtgttattattattcagttCTACATTACGCGGTGAAGGCAAACCGactgaaaatcaatatttccaGTCGAATGTTACAAACGGTGGTTCAAAGATTCAAGGCGAGTCTTCAATAGAAAACTTTAATcctaaaattgtgaaaaatgaaTACTCAAGTGAGAGAGCAATAACCCGTAATAATTGTGTTGAAAATTGTAACGAAAGAAATTCTAAATCCTTAAGTGAAAATAATCGGATATGTCCTTACGAGGATAAAGAGTTATgtctaattttttctttgtcgaAGATTGCCAAAGTTCAAGTGGCCACGCCGAGTAAAGCTTCGACCAATCACGTCTCgagatcgaataattttgacGCCGAGCCAAAAGATGTGAAGAATTTGAAAACGGTCGATAAGGAAACGAAATTGCAAAAGGATTTTCGGAATGAAGAGAGATACAGGGAAGATTTGCAGGATTTTTCGAAGGGACGgggaaaattatcgatcgttcgCTGCAGAGCAATCCGAGATGTTTACATACCAGAAGTGAAACGGGACCTGCCAGCTGTAGCGTGTAAATTTGGGAATAACACTTTCGTTTTATCGAGCGAAAGATTTCTCGAGGATCGACGATTGTATCTCGATATAAGAATCGAcgagaatatatttgaaaatataaaatacgccaaaataaaaatgtccaGAACCAACGAATCGAATACGATACCTGCGTTGCTTGTTTTAAACACGGCTAACAATAATTACAGGATAGAGGCGCATAAAATTACGCCCGACGAGGAAGAATTTAACGAGACAGGGGGAAATCGATAA
- the LOC551496 gene encoding H/ACA ribonucleoprotein complex subunit GAR1 isoform X3 codes for MVSETARSFRALLLLLFVGALSAAPIIEDAENTTLSTELKPPPYPQKEDEHYYMLFVINLFGVKNVSGETSDEIFENDVLHHVPQLTDPLATLLLVIDIDENDEDTDKVVDLDELADELGNEDFNVEKINYGGETKLLRLKLSKEEGEGIFPSKSKLEKLKKIRNKRTLCVKCGGSGGLGGGYPSGGGGYPSGGGGYPSGGGGYPSGGGGYPSGSGGYPSGGGGHPSGGGGGCSTCGGSSYASASANANAQAGSGKWGYI; via the exons ATGGTTAGTGAAACAGCAAGGAGTTTTAGGGCCTTGCTGCTGCTTTTATTTGTCGGTGCCCTTTCGGCAGCGCCGATTATAG aagATGCGGAGAACACTACTTTATCGACGGAACTCAAGCCTCCTCCTTACCCGCAAAAGGAAGACGAGCATTACTACATGCTGTTcgttataaatctttttggCGTGAAAAATGTTAGCGGTGAAACGTCCgacgaaatttttgaaaacgatGTCCTTCATCATGTCCCGCAATTGACGG ATCCGTTGGCGACTCTGCTTCTGGTCATCGACATTGACGAGAACGACGAAGATACGGACAAAGTGGTGGATCTCGACGAACTTGCGGACGAATTGGGTAACGAGGATTTCAACGTGGAGAAGATCAATTATGGAGGTGAAACGAAACTATTGAGGCTGAAGCTCTCCAAGGAGGAAGGGGAAGGAATATTCCcctcgaaatcgaaattggaaaaattgaagaagatcCGGAACAAGAGAACCCTTTGCGTCAAGTGTGGAGGATCTGGAGGACTTGGAG GTGGATATCCATCCGGGGGTGGTGGATATCCATCCGGAGGCGGTGGGTATCCATCAGGAGGCGGTGGGTATCCATCAGGAGGCGGTGGGTATCCATCCGGGAGCGGTGGGTATCCATCTGGAGGTGGTGGACATCCATCCGGAGGTGGAGGTGGTTGCAGCACATG CGGCGGAAGTTCGTACGCTTCAGCATCGGCAAATGCAAACGCACAAGCAGGAAGTggaaaatg Gggatacatataa
- the LOC107965070 gene encoding uncharacterized protein LOC107965070 isoform X2: MNFSILVLLIIGINCTKAYHKVSATTEHSKIIHRSLRETTTNSSNVQIPEKKISLTDILYSKQNLTKLEGLEKNTKKEVSNRKSKILRSLAYLAGLTVGNLTNAASTDVKTYTKFPSLNVDTSPLATIYNPYPYLTYPYIFATPVGFYPPLLNLLDNKIIGQLKEEYGEEAQKIENIKMPNNEQSKNTEDTEAEENQNEEGKKEVNAKQSNTLKNIVQDNSFTLALRVANTTNTTAGNMTHTDNSTQSPSFYYGGYPQNIHVIDFTTKTYEPYYHSYGYGNYDLPYNTPIPNFHLDKTYINYPVDHYPYVGHYPHVDHYPGQFHQQIPQYDPNDFNRFSYTPDNIPSFANNDFKPIV, translated from the exons ATGAATTTCTCGATCCTCGTGCTTCTAATTATCGGTATTAATTGTACca AAGCATATCATAAAGTTAGTGCAACGACGGaacattcaaaaataattcatagatCGTTACGAGAAACTACTACGAATAGTAGCAATGTGCAAATACCCGAGAAAAAGATCTCTTTGACGGATATTCTGTACTCGAAACAGAATTTGACTAAATTAGaaggattggaaaaaaatacgaagaaagaggtttcgaatagaaaatcgaaaattttaagaagttTGGCTTACCTAGCCGGTTTAACTGTCGGTAATTTGACAAATGCAGCGTCGACCGACGTAAAAACGTATACTAAATTTCCATCGTTGAACGTCGACACATCTCCTCTTGCCACGATCTATAATCCTTATCCATACCTCACCTATCCTTACATATTTGCCACTCCTGTAGGATTTTATCCCCCTTTGTTAAATCTATTGGACAACAAAATTATCGGTCAGTTGAAGGAGGAGTACGGAGAGGAGgctcaaaaaattgaaaacatcaAAATGCCAAACAACGAGCAAAGCAAAAATACAGAGGACACGGAAGCGGAGGAGAATCAGAACGAAGAAGGCAAG AAAGAAGTTAACGCGAAGCAGAGTAACacgttgaaaaatatcgtCCAAGACAATTCTTTTACGCTAGCATTACGAGTCGCGAACACGACTAACACAACGGCTGGAAATATGACCCATACTGACAATTCGACTCAAAGTCCATCTTTTTACTATGGCGGATATCCACAAAATATACACGTTATCGATTTCACTACGAAAACGTACGAACCTTATTATCACAGTTACGGGTATGGCAATTATGATTTACCCTACAACACACCTATACCCAATTTTCACCTGGATAAaacgtatattaattatcccgTTGATCATTATCCATATGTTGGTCATTATCCACATGTTGATCATTATCCAGGTCAATTTCATCAACAAATACCCCAATACGATCCTAACGATTTCAATAGATTTTCGTACACGCCTGACAATATACCATCATTCGCCAACAACGATTTCAAACCTATAGTGTAG
- the LOC409648 gene encoding uncharacterized protein LOC409648 translates to MQAAEMMRDTRAICYDLVFLLSLSISYAHSFPLQVLPAIQGYIPVYIRYGNQPLEEINPKLAEAFHEGSSVHYAYSPMNNLNKKLDLDLPKDENDEKLIEEDLERKSAANVIREVQETWKVDQLIEEGKNVQEKQKSGVKGDGMKSPNNIQDPNFHLAESSSMDKFRYKNDQTFTSNVDQMIAQESVQSDQRRAEDSTSDS, encoded by the exons ATGCAGGCTGCCGAGATGATGCGCGATACCAGGGCCATCTGCTACGATCTTGTGTTTCTGTTATCCCTCTCGATCAGTTATGCCC ATTCGTTTCCGCTTCAAGTGTTGCCTGCCATCCAGGGATACATTCCGGTTTACATAAGGTATGGTAATCAACCACTCGAGGAGATAAATCCAAAGTTAGCCGAGGCGTTTCACGAAGGATCGAGCGTACACTACGCTTACTCGCcgatgaataatttgaataag AAACTTGATTTAGATCTTCCCAAAGATGAGAACGATGAGAAATTAATAGAGGAGGATTTGGAAAGGAAATCTGCCGCGAATGTGATCAGAGAGGTTCAAGAAACGTGGAaa gtcGATCAATTAATCGAGGAAGGGAAGAATGTCCAAGAGAAGCAGAAAAGTGGCGTTAAAGGAGACGGGATGAAAAGTCcaaataatatacaagatCCGAATTTCCATCTCGCCGAATCGTCGTCCATGGATAAATTTCGTTACAAGAACGATCAAACTTTTACCTCGAATGTCGATCAAATGATCGCTCAAGAATCGGTTCAATCAGATCAACGTCGTGCCGAGGACAGTACATCCGACTCTTGA
- the LOC100578316 gene encoding uncharacterized protein LOC100578316 → MYWKAIVIFLILLCIIVYNYHYLTKVYPSINNYISNELTELTTLSPVLEKTTNDNFMTSDDKGTGRGRNKEEKDGKRYKSKNVILHGDNLDSRLCRREISTSFDSTKVGKILSRLIKKEARDNNYFKVKRSVATKLRKKANVLGRLLVNSGSNKSVARYDYDDDFDDDDLRGADNDEINWDGYLNEDGPSIMELIVLNERQRKRLYPNLHPHDDEYNYE, encoded by the exons ATGTATTGGAAAGCAATTgtgatatttcttatattactttgtataattgtatataattatcattatttaacaa AAGTATAtccatcgataaataattatatttccaacGAGTTGACGGAATTAACGACACTTTCTCCCGTGTTAGAAAAGACTACTAACGACAATTTTATGACGTCGGACGACAAAGGGACAGGACGTGGAAGGAACAAGGAAGAGAAGGATGGGAAACGGTATAAAAGTAAGAACGTGATTCTGCATGGGGATAATTTGGATTCACGATTATGCCGCCGAGAAATTTCTACGTCGTTCGATTCCACGAAGGTGGGGAAAATATTGTCCCGCTTGATTAAAAAAGAGGCGCGCgacaacaattattttaaggtTAAGAGAAGCGTGGCGACGAAACTGCGGAAAAAGGCGAACGTTCTAGGACGTCTCTTGGTAAACAGTGGATCGAATAAAAGTGTCGCACGATACGATTACGACGATGATTTCGACGACGATGATTTGAGAGGCGCGgataatgatgaaattaattggGATGGATATTTGAACGAAGACGGGCCGAGTATCATGGAGTTAATCGTTTTGAACGAGAGGCAAAGAAAGAGGTTATATCCCAATTTGCATCCTCACGATGACGAatataattacgaataa
- the LOC412870 gene encoding mediator of RNA polymerase II transcription subunit 30: protein MAGQQHPFPSGFPNVQQSAMRTQFGGGQMVSGLMGPQQGGMVNPQQFGVGVGVGVGVGGVGSNAMGIPSAQQVLAQQQQQQQSVAMQQQVQQMQQQQLQLQQQQQAAMVQQSNPTGNQATTPQTPVPPTQPPPQQQQQNKEFNTASLCRFGQETVQDIVSRTLEVFQTLRLLQPPTGTAQGANLANERKNKVQEQLRTLKLLFKRLRLIYEKCNENCQLQGMEYTHIESLIPLKEEWDMKSDEKKTSEAYRLACEESKEIMEQVVLKNRHLKEIIDHLRRIISEINTMLNMRRS, encoded by the exons atGGCTGGTCAACAACATCCATTTCCATCTGGATTTCCTAATGTACAACAATCTGCAATGAGAACACAATTTGGTGGAGGTCAAATGGTATCTGGATTAATGGGGCCTCAACAAGGTG GTATGGTAAATCCGCAGCAATTTGGAGTTGGTGTAGGAGTAGGAGTAGGCGTAGGTGGAGTTGGATCCAATGCTATGGGTATACCTAGTGCTCAACAAGTATTAgcacagcaacaacaacaacaacaatctgTTGCAATGCAACAACAAGTACAACAaatgcaacaacaacaattacaattacaacaacaacaacaagctGCAATGGTGCAACAAAGTAATCCGACAGGCAACCAAGCTACGACACCTCAAACTCCTGTACCACCTACTCAACCACCACctcagcaacaacaacaaaataaGGAATTTAACACTGCCAGTTTATGCAGATTTGGTCAAGAAACTGTACAAGATATTGTCAGCCGCACACTGGAAGTTTTTCAAACATTAAGACTTCTTCAACCCCCAACTG gtACAGCGCAAGGAGCAAATTTAGCTAATGAAAGGAAGAATAAAGTACAGGAACAATTAAGAactcttaaattattatttaaacgtttGAGActgatttatgaaaaatgtaatgaaaacTGCCAACTTCAAGGTATGGAATATACGCATATAGAAAGTTTAATTCctttaaaagaagaatgggATATGAAATCTGATGAGAAAAAAACATCTGAAGCTTATAGATTAGCATGTGaagaaagtaaagaaattaTGGAA caaGTGGTGTTAAAAAATAGGCAccttaaagaaattattgatcaTTTAAGACGcattatttcagaaataaacACTATGTTAAATATGCGTCGATCTTGa